CGACATCTACATTGCCAATATCTACAACGCCAATAACTATAGGTGCTGTTTCGGCATCACATCCAGATATGGCAGCATGGGCTTTTATGGAAAATAATATATCTTCAATTATTAAACAATATGATCCAAACATTAATTTTGAAGATTTTCCCGCAGGAAGCAGTGCAGTAATTCACGCTGTTGAAAGCGGCACAGTGCAAATAGGTATCGCAGGAACTGATGCTATAGTAGTTGCTATTAGTCAAGGTGCACCCTTAGTAATACTAGCAACATTCAGAGTAACACCTGCAATAAGATATGTTGTAGTAAAGAGTACTTCAAATATAACTAGTTTGGCTCAGCTTAATGGTACAACTTCAGCTAATAGTGCACCAGGTAGCTTAGATACCATAGCACTAGAATATTTGGAACTTACTCATCACTTACACTTTAAAATATCCTACGTAGGTTCATTTAGTGCCCAAATTGCCGCTGTTGTAAGTGGTGCGGCAACATTTACCAATATAGGTTCATTTGATGCTCCTAAATTAATTGAAAATGGTACGTTAAGGGTGATATATAATTTCACATATGCATGGCCTATGTTCTCGATATTTACAACTAAAAGTTTCCTGCAACAAAACCCTACCGCAGTTAAAGCTGCAGTAATGGCAATCCTAAAAGGGGATCAGATATATGAGGAAAATTTAAACAATGAGACTGTTAAATTCTTGATAAACTATTATAAGAATATCATGGAACCATCATATGCATATAATGTGTTATTTAAGCAAGTTGTGTTTTCAACTAACGGTGCTATTAATGCTACTGCTATACAAGTTCTGATTAATACTTATAGGGAACTAGGAATAATTACGAACACAACGATTACTGCTAATGATACATATACCGACGAATTTGTACCTGTTATAACATAGATGTTTTTACTTAATTATAAATGCAATAAGATATAAAATTTTTTAATTCATACATAAAAAATTCTTGTAATTTGTAAAATATTAATGAATTATCGTATTTCGTATCATAACTTTCAATTATTGTATAAATTGGCGTCAATATTGAAGATTCTCTTACGACTAATTTACTTTCTGTCACATTTCATCAAAATTTATATTGTTTTTCACATTCTCGATATAATAAAAATCGCCTCCTGAACTACGATTGCTCATAAATACCTCGGAAAGCAAATTTTAAGATAAATAGATTAATAAATGGTGTTAATGTTAAAGTCAACTAGAGTTTGTACATAAACTTTTTTAGCTATTATTTCAAAGGAAAGTACGAGATGAGTTAGTATGGTTGAAGGATGGGAATCTAAAATAAAAGATTTTATAAGCAAAATTGATAAAGAATATTTAACGACATTTTTTGCTGCCACTCATCCTAAATATTCTACTTCAGTTTTCAGATTTACTAAAGAGCCAACGCACGTAGCTGTACCATATGTATGGAAATATAAGCTAGCAAAAGAAAGATTATTGGAATTAGCTGAAATCCTACCACCAGAAGAGGCAGAAAGGCGAAATATAAATTTTGTAAATCCAGGGTTAAAACAGTATTTCCCAGCAATTGCCGCTGCTACATTACCTACATTAAGAGGAGGTATACAAATGTTAAAACCCGGAGAGAGGGCCTATACGCATAGGCATACTGCTAACGCTTTCCGATTTGTCTTAGAATCACCCTCTGAAGGAGCATACACTATAGTTGAAGGTCACAAATTGCCGATGAGACCTGGAGATGTAATTTTGACACCGAATTGGACATGGCATGATCATCATAATGAAGGTAGTAGCTACGCCATATGGTTTGATGGTCTAGATGTTATAACGGCTTATTGGCTAGGAGGAGTATTTTATCAAGATTTCGGTGATGTAAATGTCGATAAATATCAAAAGATAGAAAATACTAACGAAGATGTAATGGCAAAATACCTAGGTGTGAAACCGACCTTTGAAACATTGCCATCTCATCTGCCTTCATCTGATAATCCGTTGTTCTATTATCCTTATAGTTTAATACGTAATTCATTAGTTAGATTAGCAGGGAAAGGTAAAGGAGATCCTTATTATGGTATTGAACTAGAGTACATTAATCCAACAAATGGCTCTCCTGCATTTCCCACGATGTCATTGAAAATAAGGTTAATTAGGGGTAAAGATGAGTTAAAACCAATTAGGAGAACAGAAAATAGAATATTCATAGTATTTGAGGGATCGGGAACATTTGAAATAGAAGGGCAAAAATACGTAGTGGAACCATATGATGTGATAGCTATACCATCATGGAAGAAATATAGTATTAGAAACGATAGTAACGAGAATTTAATAGTATTCTCCTACTCAGATGAACCAGTCTTTAAAGCACTGGGCTTTATGAGGGAGAAAAAAGAAGAATAATAATTTTTTAAATATGTTGTTTTTAAGTTTTTTCTAAAATACTCTTTTATAGTTCATCGAAATACACTTTAGGCTTAGGTCCAGCGTATTCTGGAGCTGTTTCCGCTTGATGTAGCATTCCTTCTAAGTTCACATTTAACGCTGCCAATATCGCCATCAGATTCACTATTAGTGGACCTGGAATTACTCTTAAATATACTGCAGGTTCGTCACTATCGTTAAAATGTTGATGATATGTATCCGGTGGAATGTAAAGGAAATCACCAGCTTCCCAATCATATCTTTTCTCATTTATAATGCTATATCCCTTTCCTTTAACTATATAAATGTAGGCTTCAGTGTGCTTGTGCTTACCAGTATGACCATGTGGAGGAATTTCACCTAGACCTATATTTACTATACTATTTGTGAAACCATTTTCAGGATCTATTACCTTTGCACTTTTAGCTACTTGTCTCCCTTTTTCTATCCACTTTATCTCGCTAGACTTTATTAATATCCTTGAATTCTTTTTCTGCTCCATGATTTTCTTATATAGATCGAAGATTTCTGGGGGTATTTCTGAGGAAGAACGTTTCTTTCCTAGATCTCTTATGTCTACATAAGACATAAATGTAAATGCTGGACTAACTTAAAAAAGCTTTCGTTTTAACTTTGTGATTTAATAATTAAATTTAAATCATTATTTGATATAAGCATTTTTAATTTTCGTTAAAGTATTTGCAAAAGATTTATTAGTTTATATTTATTCCTTATTTTAGGTGGTTTAGTTATGATTAGTGCTAAAGTGAGGAAAGCTATAAGTAGGGCACTAGCAGTAATCATAGCAGTAATTGTAATTATAGTAGCAATAGGAGCAGGACTAGGATACTACTATACTAACGTATCAAATGCATCAAATTCTTTTATACCTATAACTATAGGAACAGTAGATTTTCATGAGCATGCATATTTAGCGCCATTATTAAATGGAACGCTGAGTGGAGCATTTAAAAAATATCTACCATTTGTCAGTTTTCAACTTTTCCCTGCAGGTAGTGCTGCAGTTATTCACGCAATGGAAAGTGGGTCTGTCCAAATGGGAATCGTCGTTGAAGATAATGCAGTTACTGCAATAGCAGAAGGAGCGCCAATAGTGATTGTTGCAACATTTGAACCAACACCAATTAATTTTGCAATAGTAGTAAATGCAAAATCTCCCTATTATAACGTAAGCCAGTTAGAGGGTAAATCTTTTGCAAGTAGCGGTCCTGGGAGTTTCGATGATATAGTAATGCATATTCTTTTTAATGAGGAGCATTGGGGTAACAATTATACAGAGGTTTACGTAGGTTCTGTACCAGCTCAACTGGCTGCAGTTTTAACTGGCAAAGTAGCTGCTACTGCAGTTGCCCCATTAGTAGAACCACAAGTACTTAACACTAGTGAATTTAGAGTAGTAGATTATATTCCTGAATCATGGCCTCTATGGGTGGTGGTAGCAACTAAATCCTTTGTACAGCAGCATCCAGCAGAAGTTCGCAAAGTATTACAAGTACTATTTATGTTAAATACATATTTTGATGAAAATATCAATAACTCCACGTACTATTTCATGATTAATAATTATAAATTCACACCTTCACTAGCTACGCTATTCTTAAAGACAGACTATTACTCTACAAATGGTGAAATATATCCTGGAGGTATTCAACTAGAACTTCAGTTCTTACAGGAAACACATGTAATAAATGTTACTACTGTACCACCATTATCGGATTTTTACACTACTGAATTCGCCCCTATAGCACCAATGGACATAACATACTACAATGGATCAATCTTAGGTTAATAAATTGGAAAGGGAGAAATTTTTTATTATAACTATAGAAAAAATTACATCTTTTGATATAGTTCTGGCTTCATCTGAGACTTAAGTCCACGTTTACTCATTTCGTATTCATACATCTTCCTTATCTCTGGATCCTCCTCATAATATTCTATTTGAATGAAGTTTTGTTCGCCTATATGACCTATGGGTGAATGTATTGCTAAATATCTAGCTGGTTCTGCACTCACATTAAAATGCTGATGGAACCACTTATCTGGTGGTATAAATAGAAATCCTGGTTTCCAATCAATTTTAACCTTTTCCCATGCTTCACTCCATTTAGTTGAACCGTACCACATTAACGAATAACCTTCGCCTTTTAATATTAATATTGTAGCACTGGGACCATGGACGTGAGCCTTCTTATATGTAAAAGCTGGCATCTCTGATATATGTGCCATTAAGCCTGGACCTAAATCTAGATTAACACCTCTCGTACCCGTTCCTCTAGAGCCAAAATACTTTGAGTGAGGTAATTCTAGTGATGCAATATTATGTAGCACAAAACCTTTCCATAGTACACCTTTTGGTGTTTCCATAATTCCGCTACTTTTAAGATACTCATTATTTTTAATTAATTCTAAAAATTCTTTAGAAATGTGTGAACTATTGAATATTAGATCATTATCCCTTGCTGCGTTTATTATTAATGGTAACTGCGTTACCGATAATATTTTTGCTTCTTTATCTTTGCTAACGTTAACATGCTTAAATAAGGCATTATGAGGTATCTTAAATAAAGTCCATTTTCTCCATTCTACCTTAACATTAGCATCATCGTTATACCAAATTTCCGTATATCCTTCACCATCTAATATTACTACTACCTCATCCAAAAGATACCTTTGAGGCTTAGTAGAAGATTGAGGTGGTACATCAAGAATATACGCAGCGTCTAGTGCAGAAGCACCCTTTAAATACACCCAAGCTCCATTGACTCCGAACCTTTCCCAATATGATGTCTTCGCTTGCAAAAGGTCTACATGGAAATCATCGTATAATGGTACACCTTCCGATTTAGCGAAATCCACAAAATAGTCTTGTTTATGGAGTTCATTAACTAACTTCTGTGGCATACTTAAACACAGCTTTGAAAAAATATAAGATTTTCGGGTTTCTATGTA
The nucleotide sequence above comes from Sulfolobus tengchongensis. Encoded proteins:
- a CDS encoding ABC transporter substrate-binding protein: MVSAKVRKAISRTLAIVIAVIIIIVAIGAGLGYYYSSRTTPVTTTTTSTSTLPISTTPITIGAVSASHPDMAAWAFMENNISSIIKQYDPNINFEDFPAGSSAVIHAVESGTVQIGIAGTDAIVVAISQGAPLVILATFRVTPAIRYVVVKSTSNITSLAQLNGTTSANSAPGSLDTIALEYLELTHHLHFKISYVGSFSAQIAAVVSGAATFTNIGSFDAPKLIENGTLRVIYNFTYAWPMFSIFTTKSFLQQNPTAVKAAVMAILKGDQIYEENLNNETVKFLINYYKNIMEPSYAYNVLFKQVVFSTNGAINATAIQVLINTYRELGIITNTTITANDTYTDEFVPVIT
- a CDS encoding cupin domain-containing protein; this encodes MVEGWESKIKDFISKIDKEYLTTFFAATHPKYSTSVFRFTKEPTHVAVPYVWKYKLAKERLLELAEILPPEEAERRNINFVNPGLKQYFPAIAAATLPTLRGGIQMLKPGERAYTHRHTANAFRFVLESPSEGAYTIVEGHKLPMRPGDVILTPNWTWHDHHNEGSSYAIWFDGLDVITAYWLGGVFYQDFGDVNVDKYQKIENTNEDVMAKYLGVKPTFETLPSHLPSSDNPLFYYPYSLIRNSLVRLAGKGKGDPYYGIELEYINPTNGSPAFPTMSLKIRLIRGKDELKPIRRTENRIFIVFEGSGTFEIEGQKYVVEPYDVIAIPSWKKYSIRNDSNENLIVFSYSDEPVFKALGFMREKKEE
- a CDS encoding cupin domain-containing protein, translating into MSYVDIRDLGKKRSSSEIPPEIFDLYKKIMEQKKNSRILIKSSEIKWIEKGRQVAKSAKVIDPENGFTNSIVNIGLGEIPPHGHTGKHKHTEAYIYIVKGKGYSIINEKRYDWEAGDFLYIPPDTYHQHFNDSDEPAVYLRVIPGPLIVNLMAILAALNVNLEGMLHQAETAPEYAGPKPKVYFDEL
- a CDS encoding ABC transporter substrate-binding protein, with amino-acid sequence MISAKVRKAISRALAVIIAVIVIIVAIGAGLGYYYTNVSNASNSFIPITIGTVDFHEHAYLAPLLNGTLSGAFKKYLPFVSFQLFPAGSAAVIHAMESGSVQMGIVVEDNAVTAIAEGAPIVIVATFEPTPINFAIVVNAKSPYYNVSQLEGKSFASSGPGSFDDIVMHILFNEEHWGNNYTEVYVGSVPAQLAAVLTGKVAATAVAPLVEPQVLNTSEFRVVDYIPESWPLWVVVATKSFVQQHPAEVRKVLQVLFMLNTYFDENINNSTYYFMINNYKFTPSLATLFLKTDYYSTNGEIYPGGIQLELQFLQETHVINVTTVPPLSDFYTTEFAPIAPMDITYYNGSILG